One Nicotiana sylvestris chromosome 12, ASM39365v2, whole genome shotgun sequence genomic window carries:
- the LOC138882824 gene encoding uncharacterized protein — protein MAIDQDVGDLLIMGDSDLIIRQAHGEWETRDVKLIPYRQHVEDLSKRFRSVEFRYIPRCHNELADALATLASMLPYPGNAHIDPLEIQIRERHGYCNAIEAGPSIQPWYQDIKRFLKTQEYPEHATGYQKRTIRRQEVIKAVVATATAVTASIAIPW, from the exons ATGGCGATTGATCAAGATGTTGgggatttgttgattatgggggattctgatttgattatccggcaagcccatggtgaatgggaaactcgagatgtcaagcttattccctACCGGCAGCACGTAGAGGATCTAAGCAAGCGGttcagatcagtagagttcaggtatatcccgcgatgtcacaatgaattagccgatgcacttgccactttagcttcaatgttaccttatccaggcaatgcccacatcgatcccttggaaatccaaatcagggaaaggcatggttactgcAACGCAATCGAGGCAGGACCAAGTATCCAGCCATGGTACCAGGATAttaagaggttcttgaaaacacaagaataccccgaacatgctactggatatcagaagagaactattaggcggcag GAGGTCATtaaagcagtagtggcaacagcaacagcagtaacagcaagcattgcaatcccatggtag